In the genome of Candidatus Hydrogenedentota bacterium, one region contains:
- a CDS encoding Plug domain-containing protein: MAIQVVPQEVIADRVAVSSMEAVKNVSGVQSQPGTFYDQFLIRGFDSGYGV, encoded by the coding sequence ATGGCGATCCAGGTGGTGCCGCAGGAGGTCATCGCGGACCGCGTCGCGGTGTCGTCGATGGAGGCGGTGAAGAACGTCAGCGGCGTGCAGAGCCAGCCGGGCACGTTCTACGATCAGTTCCTGATCCGCGGCTTCGACAGCGGCTACGGCGTGAG